A part of Capsicum annuum cultivar UCD-10X-F1 chromosome 6, UCD10Xv1.1, whole genome shotgun sequence genomic DNA contains:
- the LOC107875519 gene encoding methylsterol monooxygenase 2-2 isoform X1, with protein sequence MASVIESAWTYLITNFSDFQLACLGSFFLHESVFFLSGLPFILLERAGWLSKYKIQTKNNTPAAQEKCITRLLLYHFCVNLPLMMASYPVFRLMGMRSTLPLPSWKVISTQVLFYFILEDFVFYWGHRILHTKWLYKHVHSVHHEYATPFGLTSEYAHPAEILFLGFATIVGPAVTGPHLITLWLWMVLRVLETVEAHCGYHFPWSLSNFLPLYGGADFHDYHHRLLYTKSGNYSSTFVYMDWLFGTDKGYRRLKVLKSDACEAERKEI encoded by the exons TATCTGATAACAAATTTCAGTGACTTTCAATTGGCTTGTCTTGGAAGTTTCTTTCTTCATGAAAGTGTCTTCTTTTTGTCTGGACTGCCTTTCATTCTTCTTGAAAGGGCAGGATGGTTGAGCAAATACAAAATTCAG ACAAAAAATAATACCCCCGCAGCCCAGGAGAAATGTATCACCCGCCTGTTGCTGTATCATTTTTGTGTTAATCTCCCACTTATGATGGCATCCTATCCAGTTTTTAGATTAATGGGGATGCGAAGTACTCTCCCGTTGCCGTCCTG GAAAGTGATCTCAACGCAAGTATTATTCTACTTTATTCTGGAGGACTTTGTTTTCTATTGGGGACACAGGATTTTACATACTAAATGGCTCTACAAGCATGTCCACAGTGTCCATCATGA GTATGCAACGCCGTTTGGATTGACCTCTGAATATGCTCACCCTGCTGAAATTCTCTTTCTTGGATTTGCTACAATAGTGGGTCCAGCCGTCACTGGCCCCCATTTGATAACATTATGGTTGTGGATGGTACTTAGAGTCCTTGAGACAGTTGAGGCACATTGTGGTTACCATTTCCCCTGGAGCCTCTCAAACTTCTTGCCGTTATATGGGGG GGCTGATTTTCATGACTATCATCACCGACTGCTCTATACAAAGTCTGGAAACTATTCTTCAACGTTTGTTTACATGGACTG GTTATTTGGCACAGACAAGGGTTACAGGAGATTGAAGGTGCTGAAGAGCGATGCATGTGAAGCTgagagaaaagaaatatag
- the LOC107875521 gene encoding probable protein phosphatase 2C 24 has product MAEVCFGVVTETETSPPCQSNSRPVRRRRRRMELRKLNIITSETESGIKRPKLKLLSGSVSRICDNALENCSSDEEREDQLILAESTNGGSPPNIILAPILGSLNSTLVIRSVLACPKFGFSSVCGRRRDMEDAVAIHPFFSQMEQEDGGELHYFAVYDGHGCSHVAMKCRERLHELVKEELEKKKGNNEAEWWVHAMDQSFSRMDKEVIEWNKKSVIGATCRCELQTPECDAVGSTAVVAVVTPDKIIVANCGDSRAVLCRNGQAIPLSNDQKPDRPDELHRIQEAGGRVIYWDGPRVSGVLAMSRAIGDNYLKPYVICEPEVTITARTPEDDCLILASDGLWDVVSNDTACGVAGMCLKGNAPSSVPENGACGSEMSFDQDCSDASMLLTKLALARQSYDNVSVVVVDLKNKTES; this is encoded by the exons ATGGCAGAGGTTTGTTTTGGAGTTGTTACTGAAACTGAAACATCGCCGCCGTGTCAGTCGAATTCACGGCCggtgaggaggaggaggaggagaatgGAACTCaggaaattaaatataatcaCATCGGAAACGGAGAGCGGAATTAAACGTCCAAAATTAAAGCTTCTATCAGGTTCCGTTTCAAGAATTTGTGATAACGCTTTGGAAAATTGCAGCTCTGATGAAGAAAGAGAAGACCAACTGATATTAGCAGAAAGTACTAATGGAGGTTCACCGCCTAATATTATTTTGGCACCAATTTTGGGTTCTTTGAATTCTACTCTTGTTATTCGATCAGTTTTAGCTTGCCCGAAATTCGGGTTCTCTTCTGTTTGTGGAAGGAGGAGAGATATGGAAGATGCAGTTGCAATTCATCCCTTTTTTTCTCAAATGGAACAAGAAGATGGTGGAGAATTGCATTATTTTGCCGTTTATGATGGTCATGGTTGCTCTCAT GTGGCGATGAAGTGTAGAGAGAGATTACACGAGCTAGTGAAGGAAGAACtagagaagaaaaaaggaaataatgaGGCAGAGTGGTGGGTGCATGCAATGGACCAAAGCTTTAGTCGTATGGACAAAGAAGTAATTGAATGGAACAAGAAGAGTGTTATTGGGGCCACATGCCGGTGCGAGCTACAAACACCGGAATGTGACGCTGTGGGTTCAACTGCGGTTGTCGCAGTTGTAACACCTGACAAGATTATTGTTGCAAATTGTGGTGATTCTAGAGCTGTTCTTTGTCGAAATGGCCAAGCTATACCTCTTTCTAACGATCAAAag CCGGATCGTCCAGATGAACTTCATCGGATCCAGGAGGCTGGTGGCAGAGTGATCTACTGGGATGGCCCTCGTGTTTCAGGTGTTCTGGCTATGTCGAGAGCCATTG GTGATAATTATTTGAAGCCATATGTAATATGCGAGCCAGAGGTGACAATAACGGCTCGAACACCGGAAGATGACTGTTTAATTCTGGCAAGTGACGGATTATGGGACGTAGTGTCGAACGACACTGCATGTGGCGTTGCCGGGATGTGTCTGAAAGGGAATGCGCCTTCATCTGTGCCGGAAAATGGAGCCTGCGGCAGTGAGATGAGTTTCGATCAGGATTGCTCTGATGCATCGATGCTTTTGACTAAACTAGCCCTTGCCAGGCAGAGCTACGACAATGTCAGCGTCGTTGTGGTTGATCTGAAGAACAAAACGGAGAGCTAG
- the LOC107875519 gene encoding methylsterol monooxygenase 2-2 isoform X3, which yields MMASYPVFRLMGMRSTLPLPSWKVISTQVLFYFILEDFVFYWGHRILHTKWLYKHVHSVHHEYATPFGLTSEYAHPAEILFLGFATIVGPAVTGPHLITLWLWMVLRVLETVEAHCGYHFPWSLSNFLPLYGGADFHDYHHRLLYTKSGNYSSTFVYMDWLFGTDKGYRRLKVLKSDACEAERKEI from the exons ATGATGGCATCCTATCCAGTTTTTAGATTAATGGGGATGCGAAGTACTCTCCCGTTGCCGTCCTG GAAAGTGATCTCAACGCAAGTATTATTCTACTTTATTCTGGAGGACTTTGTTTTCTATTGGGGACACAGGATTTTACATACTAAATGGCTCTACAAGCATGTCCACAGTGTCCATCATGA GTATGCAACGCCGTTTGGATTGACCTCTGAATATGCTCACCCTGCTGAAATTCTCTTTCTTGGATTTGCTACAATAGTGGGTCCAGCCGTCACTGGCCCCCATTTGATAACATTATGGTTGTGGATGGTACTTAGAGTCCTTGAGACAGTTGAGGCACATTGTGGTTACCATTTCCCCTGGAGCCTCTCAAACTTCTTGCCGTTATATGGGGG GGCTGATTTTCATGACTATCATCACCGACTGCTCTATACAAAGTCTGGAAACTATTCTTCAACGTTTGTTTACATGGACTG GTTATTTGGCACAGACAAGGGTTACAGGAGATTGAAGGTGCTGAAGAGCGATGCATGTGAAGCTgagagaaaagaaatatag
- the LOC107875519 gene encoding methylsterol monooxygenase 2-2 isoform X2 — protein MASVIESAWTTKNNTPAAQEKCITRLLLYHFCVNLPLMMASYPVFRLMGMRSTLPLPSWKVISTQVLFYFILEDFVFYWGHRILHTKWLYKHVHSVHHEYATPFGLTSEYAHPAEILFLGFATIVGPAVTGPHLITLWLWMVLRVLETVEAHCGYHFPWSLSNFLPLYGGADFHDYHHRLLYTKSGNYSSTFVYMDWLFGTDKGYRRLKVLKSDACEAERKEI, from the exons ACAAAAAATAATACCCCCGCAGCCCAGGAGAAATGTATCACCCGCCTGTTGCTGTATCATTTTTGTGTTAATCTCCCACTTATGATGGCATCCTATCCAGTTTTTAGATTAATGGGGATGCGAAGTACTCTCCCGTTGCCGTCCTG GAAAGTGATCTCAACGCAAGTATTATTCTACTTTATTCTGGAGGACTTTGTTTTCTATTGGGGACACAGGATTTTACATACTAAATGGCTCTACAAGCATGTCCACAGTGTCCATCATGA GTATGCAACGCCGTTTGGATTGACCTCTGAATATGCTCACCCTGCTGAAATTCTCTTTCTTGGATTTGCTACAATAGTGGGTCCAGCCGTCACTGGCCCCCATTTGATAACATTATGGTTGTGGATGGTACTTAGAGTCCTTGAGACAGTTGAGGCACATTGTGGTTACCATTTCCCCTGGAGCCTCTCAAACTTCTTGCCGTTATATGGGGG GGCTGATTTTCATGACTATCATCACCGACTGCTCTATACAAAGTCTGGAAACTATTCTTCAACGTTTGTTTACATGGACTG GTTATTTGGCACAGACAAGGGTTACAGGAGATTGAAGGTGCTGAAGAGCGATGCATGTGAAGCTgagagaaaagaaatatag